Below is a window of Thermodesulfobacteriota bacterium DNA.
TGAAGATTGCATGAAGCATGTGGAGAATAGATTCGAACTTGTCCACCTTGCCGTAAAAAGGGCAAAACAGCTCCTAAAAGGGGAAAAACCTCTTGTCAAAAGTGACAACAAAGAGATAGTGACAGCGCTTAGAGAAATCGCCGAGGGGCTCGTCTACTTCGAAAAGAAGGAACTACCACAGAAGCAAGAGGAGCGTTACCAGCTTTCTAGCTTTACTCCTTAACTCGAGATCCTATCTTTTCTTATCCTTTAGTTTTACGATCTCGATCCCGAAATTCGTGTATCTTACTTTTACTCTATCACCTGGCTTTATCTCTTTTATGTCTTTTACTCCATAAGTCGTGGGATTACTGATGTCTAGAGTTACTTGACCCCTCCAACTTTTCACTGTCATCAGTTTTGCTTCATGGTTTACAGAGATTACACTTCCGAAAAGGTACCGCCCGTAGGTTTTTCCTTTTTCAGCAAAGCAAGTATCAACCAAAGTCCAGATCCAAACTACAGCTAGTAGACAAGCAAAAGCGAACACTTTTGATCTTCTCATTTCACCCTCCTTACATTTATTCTAAATTCCTACACGTAGGACTGCCAGCCTTTATCCGTTCTATAATTTCCGAGGTGGAATGAGTCTTTTCATCTCCGACTATTGCTACTCTTCCTCCGTATGAGAGGACAACCTCCCTTTCAGGTACTGTTTCTTGAGTATAGTCGGTACCTTTGGCGTGAATATCGGGTTTTAGAAGCCTCAACAAGTTCTCTACAGATCGCTCTGAAAAAAGGGTTACATAGTCAACGTATTTGATGGAAGCCACAATCTCTGCCCTCTCAATTGCAGGAGTGACTATCAAATCCCTCTTCTTTAAGGCTTTCATAGATTCGTCGTCGTTTATAGCAACGATCAACACATCTCCAAGCTTTTTTGCAGCCTTTAGGTACCTTATGTGGCCTACGTGGATGATTTCAAAGCATCCGTTGCCGAAAACGACAATCCTTCCTTGACTTTTTTTCCGATCAACGATGCTTTTTAGCTTTGCATGATCAAGTACTATCCTTCCCATGGTTTTTAATCGCCTCTTTCAGCTCAAATCTCGTGGCCACTGCAGTTCCCCTTTTCATCACCACAATCCCTGCCGCAAAGTTCGCTATTTTGGCGGCTGAGTAAAAATCGGCACCAGTAGCTAAAGAGAGGGTAAGGGCGGCACAAACCGTATCGCCAGCTCCCGTTACATCCGTAACCTCGTCCTTTCCTGAGATGGGAATATGCTCTACTTTGCCATCTTCCGTGAAAAGGGCCATTCCTAGATTTCCCCTCGTGATAAGAAGGGCTCTAAGATCAAGCATTTTAAGGATCTTTTTCCCTAGAGCCTCTATACTAGGGATTTTTCTGTTTTTCAAAAGTTCTGTCGCTTCCTGTTCATTAGGTGTGATTATCGTAAAGCCACGAAATGAAGAAAGGTTATACCTTGAGTCACCAACGATGAGAATCTCCTTCCTAAAACCTCTCACAATTTCTATAACCTTTCTGTCAACAACTCCATGACCGTAATCTGAGACTATGAATGCATCAACCTTTTCTTTGATCTTAAAGATAGACTCAACTATCTTTTTTTTGGTTTTTTTTGATGGGGGCTTCTCCTCTATCCTGTCTATCCTTATCACTTGCTGCTTAGAGGTATGTTTATCTCCCGCAAGAATCCTCGTCTTCGTTGTCGTCATCCTATCATCTACAATGATGCCTTCCGGATCAACGCGGCCCAATTTCAAAAAATATTCCATGAGTCTTTGTCCCATCTCATCTTTTCCAATAGTACCGATCGGATAAACGTAGGCTCCAAGCGCAACCAGGTTATTTACGGTGTTTCCTGCGCTTCCAGGAAACACTTTTTCACCTTCGTACTTCACGACCACAACTGGTGCTTCTCTAGAAAGCCTGTAAGGACGACCGAATACGAATACGTCAGCTATTATATCCCCTATGACACAGATCTTTTTTCCCTCGAATCGTTCCACAATTTTAAGCAGATCGTTCATTGGAGAGGATCTCCTCTATCTTTTCAAACACGTCTTCAGGTTTTATCCCTCTCATACATTCATGTTCTTTGTCACAGATCCGCTTGTTGCACGGACTACACGGAACTGGAGACTTCATAACAAAAGTGTGGGGTGAAAAATAGGTGGTATAGGTTTCATCCATAGGACCGAGAAGCACAATAGTCGGTATCCCAAGGGCAGAACCGATATGTCTCGGACCGGTATCGTTCGTAAGGAGAAAGGAAGCTCCCGAGATGCACACTTTGAGATCTCGAACGTTGAAGTACTTCACTTCCACTCTCTCAGGTTTTTTAACCTTTTTGATTATCCTTGACACTTTCTCTTCCTCACCAAAGTCAGGCAATATGTATATCCACAAAGTTTTACTAATTGCCAGCATATCTATTAATGCTGCATAGTACTCTTCCGGCCAACACTTTGAAGGTCCGTATTTTGCCCCAACGGTAAATACAGCGTAAGGAATCTTTAGCTCTCCGTGTCTTTCAAAAAAACTCCTTTCTTCGTCCTGTGTTACTACGAGAATGGGGTTTTTAAGAACCTTTTCTATCTGGAGAACATCTGCAATTTTAAGATAATGCTCAATTGTTGGTTCGACGCGCTTTTTAGGCTTTATTCTCTTTGTAAGTAAAAATCCTCTTCCGTTCTTTTCGTATCCGATTCTCTCCTTTATTCTTGCTAAAAAGAAAAGAAGGGCGGACCGAAACGAATGGGGTAAAATTATACCAGTAGAGAAGCTTTTTTCTCTGAGATCCGCTGCTGCTTTCAACAGATCCGTAACACCCTTCCCGTGGAGAGCAAAAAATCTGTCGAAGAGATCAAGTCCGTTATAAAGATGCACAGCCTTTATATTTCCGCAATACCAAATTTCGTCATTTCTATGCCTACGTAGCGAATAAAGAAACGGTATGGCCATGACCATGTCCCCGAGCCAGTTAGGAAGATAAACTATCGTCCTTCCAATCACTTCTTACACCCATAAAAGGATTGTATTTGACTTTGTAAAAAATCCTTCCCTTTTTTTCCGTTTCGGAATCTATCGTCTCTAAAAGCCTCAGAAACTCTTCCTTTTTCAGTTCGAACTCCTCTTTTGAAGCTTCCATTATTTCCTCAATTACGTTCATGTATTTGCCCTCGGTATCAGCATTCGCGTGTGCGTTAACGAAAGCGCAAAAGAAGGTTTTTAATTTTTCTATTAAAAGATCAACCTCATCACCGAGTCTCATGCAGGTGCCATCCGTGAAATTATCAAGCTCAACCATTTTTTCAAAATCGATCATATTGTTCTCCTTTGCTATTTTGTAAGCCTCGGTACCTACAAAAGGAAAAAATAAAGACCATCTCATCCGACCAGGTTTTATTTTCGCAAGGAGCTTGACTGTTTCTAAAAGATCAGAAACGGTCTCGTGGGGAAGACCCAGCATCACGAATGCAGACGTGTGCAGTCCGTACTTATGGGCAAGTGAAAACGCCTTCTCTATGTCGGCATTAGACATGAAACGTTTAAGAACACCTTTTCGTATCCTTTCACTACCACTTTCCAGTCCAAATTTCACTATTCTACACCCGGCCTCCTTAAGGAGGGAAGCTATCTCTTCATCGAAGATTTTAGGATGAGCGTTACAGACAAAACCAATTTTTGTTACTTTTTTATAATTTTTGGCAAACTCGTAGAGCCATTCTTTGTCAAAGGTGAATATGTCGTCGTCAAATATGAACATTTTTATCCTTCTGTACTTGCTTAGTAGATACTCAATCTCCTCAAGAACTTCCTCTACTTTGTGTCTTCGGATGTAAAATCTCGGAAGGTGTCCGTTCTTCCTGTAAAGATCTATGATTTTGTGGTTTAAGCAGTACGTACACCTAAAAGGACAACCCCTTGAAGCCAGAAGCCCGACCCATCCATCTTTGGCATCTATCATTTTTTGAAAATCGAATATCTCGTAATCCTTGAACGGGAGCTTCGATATATCGGTAAAAGGTCGCAGAGGTTCAAGGACAAAAAAATCTCCTTTTTTGTATCCTATGTTTTTGATTCCTATTCCCTCACCTTTATTTGCGAGTTCCAAAATGGCCTCTTCCCCTTCTCCCATGCAGATGTAATCGACATGTGGATTTTTTAGAGTCTCAATAGGATCCATCGTTGGGTGAATCCCTCCGAAGATTATTGGAGTTTCGAGCTTCTTCTTCAATCTTTTCGCTATCTCTGAGGCGTATTTATACTGGTTCGTCAAAACTGAAAAACCTATAAGATCCGGATTAAAGTTCAAAACGTCTTCTACTATCCGTTCGTAGTCTAAAGGGTAACCAAGCTTCTCATTGATATTTATTAGCTTAGTTTCTATTCCTCCCATCTTGAGTACGGAAGAGATAAATGATATGCCGTAGTTAAAACCGATTTGGGTATTTACGTTGGGATAAACAAATACTATTCTTTTCACTTCTTACTCAACCTTCTTTGTCAAGGGATTTTACAACTTCCAAGACTTCTTTTGGGGTTATTTCCCAAAGACACCTTCTGTCCTTGCAGTTTCTATTTTTACAAGGGTTGCAACCTATGTTTTTTTTCACGATTCTCACATTTCCAAAAAAGGGGCTGTTGATCCTCTCGTCGGACGGCCCAAATATCACAACAATTGGAGCTCCACTCAAACTTGCAACGTGTGTTATACCCGAATCTCCGCCAATGTACATATCCACCTTAGAGAGAAGAGCTAAAAGCTGAGGCACAGTTGTGGGACAACTTATCTTGACGTTTTCACCGAGTCCATCTTTAAGCATTTGAGCCTCTATTCTCTCCTCTTTTGTTCCCCAAAGCAGAATGATTGAAGCTTTAAACTCTCTTTGAATTTCTCCTATTAGTTCACGGTAGTACTTGAGTGGCCATCTTTTATAAAGGCCTTTTTTGCTCGAAAAAGGGTTGACGGCAAAGACTTTTCCATTAAAACTTTCCCTTCGAAAAAAGTCTTCTATGTACTCTCTTTCTTTTTCAGGGATAGTGAAGGGAACTTCAGAAATAGTTTCCCTTATGTTCAGATGCTTTACGATGAGCATATTTCTATGTACTTTGTGCAAGAAAGGATCAAATCCATTTACTTTTTCGTTGTAAAATAAATCCGCAAATTCCTTCACGTAAGGTTTTCCAAACCCTATGATTCTTTCTCCCTTTGCAAGGGCGCAGATGATACCAGTCTTTAAGATCCCATGAAAGTCCAAAATCAAATCGAACTTCTCCTTCCGTAATAACCTTACGAAACTGAGTAACGTCTTTGCGGCCTGAATCAATCTTCCAGTACGAAAGTAATTAAAAATTTCGTATCTCGGAAATTTTATCACTCCGTCGATAAAATCGATGCATTCCAGAAGCCCTATGGATGAGCCCTCGCACACCCAGTAGATTTTAGGATCTGAAAGACCTCTCTTTAAGGCGTAGATTGCAGGAAGTGTCATTACCACATCTCCAAGGGAAGAGAGCCTAACTACTAAAATGTTCTTAGGCTGTGGCATCTTTTAAAATCTCTAGAAATTCGGAAGGGAACGAGACAGGTTTCCTTTTGGTGTCAACGCACACATGCCTTGTGTACCCCCTCACGATATCCTTTCCGTCCTTGGTGATTATGTACTCAAATTTGAGACTTCTCGATTTGAGCTCGCTGACACTCGTGCGAACGATCAAAAGGTCGTCGTAGGTTGCCGAGGAAAGATAGTTTATGATAAGTTCCGTGACGACCAGATAATAACCTCTTTCCTCCAACTCCCTGTAGGTAAAACCTAGATGTCTTAAGTATTCGCTTCGGGCTATCTCAAAATATATGGGATACGTCCCGTAATAAACTATCCCCATCCGATCCGTGTCGGCGTACCGTACCCTTATTGGCACATCTATGTACTTTCTTTGGCTATCTTTCTCCATCACCCCACCTTTTCGGGAATTAAAGGGCTCTTAAGTATTCTGGTCTCAAAAAAGAGGGATCTTTAGTCGAGAGTACGTATCTTATAGCCTGGAGCATCTTTTCTTTTTCCTCAGGTAACCATCCTTTAAGAGCAAGATAGTTGGAAGCGTGGTTGGATGCGAAAAATGTTCTTTTAACATTTATATTCTCAACCATGGTGTAAAGTTCTTCAAGGAGTTTGTACCGATCTGGAAGTTTGAACTTTCCTTCTCTTTGCTCTTCTGCAAGTGGCGTACCCGGTATGATGATAAGAGTTAAGGCACCTACATAGTCAGGCTCTATGCGGCTTAAAAGTTTTCCGGTCTCCTCCGCATGGATTCTGCTCCTCTCCTCACCACCAACGCCCAAAAGGACTGTAACGGAAAGTAGGATCCCGGCCTCTTTCACTCGCCTTGCCGCTTCTTCTATTTTATCTATGGTCGTTCCCTTATTCATTCTATCCAGTGTGACCTGATCTCCTGATTCTACACCGAGATAGATAATCCCAAGCTTCAATTCTTTAAGACTTCTTAAATCATCAACGCTTTTTTTCAAAATTGATTTAACATTTCCGTAGATCCCTATCCTTTCAAGCCTAGGAAAAGTATTCCTTATCTCGGCAAAAATAGGAAGAAGCATTCTCTGTGGCACGACCAAGGCATCGCCGTCGGCAATAAAAACCCTCCTTATTAGCCTTGCGTACCCTTTTGTCTCTTTTAAGTCCTCCTTTATCTCTTCTAGAGATCTCACTTTAAACCGTTTCTCTTTATAAGAACCGCAGAATTTGCACTTGTTATGGCTACAGCCTATGGTGACCTGTAGTATTAAGCTTTCTGCCTCGCTTGGAGGTCTGAAGATAGCTCCTTCGTACCTCATCGTTCGAACCTATAAACCTTTTCTCCCTCCCTTATCAGTCCGTACTTTTTACGCACTATATCTTCAAGATACTCTTTATCGTTCCTTAACCGGTCAATTTCCATTCTCATATTTTTGTTTTCCTCTTGAAGCATAGCGATTCTTTTAGTTGAATCTCTGAGATTTTTTTTAAGTTTCAGATACGTCAAAAGCCCATCCTCTCCAAATATCAAAACATAAAGGAGTGAAAGCACAAAAATGAATAATAAGGCTCTATTTGCGGCTCCTTCAAGCATCCGAACATATATTAGCGGCTAACCGGGAAAATGTCAATTTTCGGATACTTGCCAAAAGACGCACCACCCAACGCAAAACCCTTCCTCATCCTTTATTCACTTTTTTATGACCTCAATTTCAATTTGGTCATTAAACTCTTTTTTTAGTTCTTCATTTAGCCTTTCCAAGTCAGACAGCGTTTCACATTCAAAAACGAGGTCTCTGTCATCGAGGACCTTCAAAACACCGTATTTTCGCACTATCTCGATCACTCTTTTAGGATCTACAGTTATCCATCCTTTCATCCTCATGAGCAGTTCTTCTCCTTTGAAAGATCGCTCTATCGTAAGATCTATTTTTCTCATTTTTGCATCCCACCCTATAAGTGCCGGTCGAACCTGTATGGGAGTTACAGGGTCACCTAAAGCTGCACATCGAAACCAGAGTTTGGCTCTTACCATGCCCTTTCCCTCCTTTTGTATAATTTTTCACATTTTCATCGTAATATCAACGGTGGTATAATTTCGAGCCAAGTAATCTCAGGAGGTCAAAGATGGAGCTCATCGAAGCAATGAAAACGAGAAAAAGCGTTAGGGCCTTCAGGGATGATCCGGTTCCGAAAGAGAAAATAGAAGAGATTCTAAAGTGTGCTTTACTTGCGCCATCAGCAATAAATTTACAACCTTGGGAGTTTTTCGTCGTATCGGGGGAGGAAAAGCAAAGACTCTCGAGACGCCTTATTAAGGCTTACCAGGAAAAAAGGATACCCTGCGGTCCTGGAAACGTAAAACCACTCCCCGAAACTTTACTTAAGAGAGGACAGGACTCTTTTGTCGCCCTGAGTACCTACGTGAAACAGATTGGCCGAGAGTTTGATGAGTTTATAAATATGGGAAGTTGCGAATTCTATGGGGCTCCTACCGCCATTATCATCTGTCTTGATTTGGCTTTTTCGCAAAGAAGGTTCATCGATATAGGTATTGTACTCGCATATATTCTTCTTGCTGTCCACGATTTCGGCCTTGGCGCATGTCCAATAGGTCTTATAGCCGCATACGAGGATGAAATCAAGGAGGTTTTAAACATTCCAGAAAATAAGACTGTTGTGATCGGGGTCGCAGTAGGGTATCCTGACTACGAGAGTCCTGTCAATGCCTTTAAAGCTCAAAGGGATGACTTGGATAAGTTTGTTCGCTGGATAGGATGATCCTAATCTATCGGCTTAACTTTCCAAATCTTCTCTGCGTACTCTTTTACCGCTCTGTCAGATGAGAAATTCGAAGATCTTGCTATGTTCAATATAGCCATCTTTTGCCAGAGGAACTTATTAGAGTATGTCTGGGCAACACGGTTTTGGCATTCCACGTAAGATTCATAATCTAGAAGGACAAAGTACTGATCTTTACTTAAAAGAGCATCTACTATAGGCCTAAAGAGGGTTCTGTTCTCCGGAGAAAAGTAACCATCCCTTATCTGATCGATCGCTTTTTTCAGCTCACCTATCCTCTCATAATACTCCATCGGGCTATAACTGCTTCGGATCTTATCGAGTTCTTCAACTGTGGCACCGAAGGCGAAGAAATTCTCTTCTCCTACTGCTTCTCTTATCTCTATATTTGCCCCATCTAGCGTACCAATCGTCAAAACCCCATTCATGGCGAACTTCATGTTACCTGTTCCGGATGCCTCATACCCTGCAGTGGAGATCTGTTCTGAAAGGTCTGCGGCTGGAATTATCTTTTGCGCATGACTTACGCTGTAGTTCGGAACAAAAACGACCCTTATCCTCTCCCTGACCCAAGGAATCGAGTCTATGGCCAAGGCAACATTATGGATAAGTTTTATTATCAGCTTGCAGATATAGTATCCAGGCGCGCTTTTTCCAGAGAATAGAAATATCCGTTTTTCTATTTCACTGTCGAATCTTCCCTCCATTATGCGGTTAAAAAGGGTGATTATGTGGAGAACGTTTAGTAACTGCCTTTTGTACTCGTGGAATCTCTTTATCTGGCAGTCCAAGAATGCGGTATTATCGAAGTCTATTCCAAAAATTTTTTTAAGGAACTCTCCCAGTTCCTTTTTATTCTCCTCCTTCACCTTCGCGAATTCCTGCTGGAATTCCATATCCTCTGCAAACCGTTCCAGTTTACGTATCTCTTCGAAGTTAGTCACCCATGAGTCACCAATGGCCTCCATGATGAGTGCCGAAAGACCAGGGTTTGATTCTAAAAGCCATCTCCTGTGGGTAACACCGTTCGTTATATTGATAAAGGATTCAGGCGAAATCTCGTAAAAATTTTTAAACACTTTCTTTTTCAGTATCTCCGTGTGCAATTTCGAGACTCCGTTTATAGTGTGGCTTCCAATTATTGCAAGATGAGCCATGTTTATGAGTCTTTTTCCGGACTCCCCCTTGAATATCGACACCTCCTTCAACTTTTCTTCTTCCTGCGGATAGATCTCCTTTACCTGTATGAGAAACCTTCTGTCCAACTCCTGAATTATCTCTAGATGTCTCGGTAAAAGTCTTCCAAACATTTCTTCCGGCCAGACTTCTAAAGCCTCAGGAAGGATGGTGTGGTTTGTGAAGGAAAAAGTTCTTTTCGTTATCTCATAGGCCCTCTCCCACGGTAGGTTTTCTTCGTCAACGAGGATCCTCATCAGTTCCGCAATGGCGATGGATGGGTGTGTGTCATTTAGCTGGATTGCCACTTTTTCTGGGAAGGCAAGGTAGGTGCGGTGTGTCTTTTTGTACCTTCTTATTATGTCACGGAGGGTTGCACTCACAAAGAAGTATTCCTGCTTTAGCCTCAATTCTTTACCAGCTACTGACTGATCCGGAGGGTAAAGGACCTTCGATATGTTCTCGCTTAAGGATTTGTCTTCAACTGCTTTTATGTAATCGCCGCTTATGAAGTAGTCGAGGTTAAATTCTCTTGTGGATTTAGCAGCCCAAAGTCTTAGAGTGTTAACTACGTCGTTTTTATAACCGGGGATCGGGTAGTCGTAGGCCATGGCCATGACTTCTTCGGTATCCACCCACTCTTTTCTGAATTTTCCTCCGGGTTCGACAATCGTCCGGACCTTTCCGTAAAATTTCACGAGATAGATACGTTCGGGTCTTGGAAATTCCCAGGGATTTCCGTATCTTAGCCAGTTATCGGGAGATTCGACCTGAAAACCATCCTTAATCGTCTGCTTAAATATGCCGTACTCGTATCTTATTCCGTAGCCGTACGCGGGGTACCCTAACGTGCTTAATGATTCTAGGAAACAGGCGGCGAGCCTTCCCAATCCTCCATGCCCCAAACCCGCTTCCCACTCTTCCTCAGCTATCTCCTCAAAGGTTAAGCCGAAGATCTCAACAGCGTGTTTGAATTCAGGCGGGAGACCAAGACACATAACGTAATTCCGTAAGAGCCTACCTAAAAGAAACTCAAGGGATAGATAATAGACCCGTTTGACATCGAGATGGTAATATCTCTGCTGGGTCCTTATCCACTTCTCGTTTAAGTACCTTCTCAAAGTCAGTACCGTCGCCTCGTACTTGTCACGGGGCGTTGCGGAATAGAGATCTTTGGCCAGTCCGTAAACGAGACTGTCCATTAAGTTGGAAGAGATTTCTTTGATCGTTAGTGTCACGGTAGGCTAGATCGATATCGGGGCGACTGGATTTGAACCAGCGACCTCTTGCTCCCAAGGCAAGCGCGCTTAACCATGCTGCGCCACGCCCCGAAACTTCATTAAACTGATATGACCTCTTTTACCTCAGGTACCTCATCTTTGATAGCCTTTTCTACTCCCATCTTTAACGTCATAAGGCTCATAGGACAAGCGCCGCAGGCTCCTTTAAGTCTCACCTTTACTATCCCATCTTCGTAATCTACGAACTCTATGTCGCCACCGTCCCTTTGAAGAAATGGCTTTATTTTTTCTATTGCTTTCTCAATCCTCTCGCGCATATTACCTCCTTTTTGAAAAATAGTATAAACGGAAAGTGAAAAAATTGTAAACAGATAACTAGTCGAAAAGAGTCCACTGTCTTTTCTTTTCTAATCCTTTTTCATCGTCGAATATTCTTATTTTGCCGTAGACACCGTCATAACCGGGACTGATCTTTATATCTCCGGATCTTACTTTACTTACGCCTTGAGCGACTAGGAATGAATACTTTGAAATTTCGTCTATATCGGCTTCGGTTAGGATGTAAAATTCATTTCCAATCGAACTTATAAGTTTTAAGTACTCACTCTCCGCAACACTCGATGATGGGCTAACACCCAAAGCCTCCGATATAATCTCGATCAGTGGAACCAAAGAAACGTACGAGGAAGCACCTTCTGGAATTTTGCCATCCTCCCTGTCGGCTAAAACTTCGACCCTGTGCATCACTCCAACTGTGAGTTTTTCTCCACATCTGGGACATAAATAGTTTAGCCGCATCGTCTCTTTGGGCGAAAGAACCACACCACACTCTCTGTGCCCATCAAAATGGTATTTACCTTCTTCGGGAAAGAACTCGCAAGTTCCAACAAAACCCCTCTTTGTTACTATGGCTTCTCTTATCGAATCGTACGATAACTCACAGTCGAATATGTTCGCCTCCCTACCTATCCTAATGGGCGAATGGGCATCCGAATTGGAAAGCAGTGTTAATCTGTCGAGGTCCGAAACTCTCCAATTCATAGGAGGATTGGAGGAAAGCCCAGTTTCTATAGCGCATATACAATTCGTCAATTCTTCAAAACACTCTCTTAACGAATCGAAACCCGATTCAGAACCGAAGACCGAAAAGTGGGGTGTCCATGCGTGGGCAGGAATAAAAATCGCATCTTGACAGATGTCTGTTACAATCTTTAAAAGATCTTTTACATCCAATCCCAGAACAGGCCTTCCATCAACATCAAGGTTAGCCATTCTGGAAAGCGCGAGCTGGACTTTAAGCGCATGCTCTATCGTAGGTAAAAGAATGAGTGTATGGATCTTTCTCAGCTTGCCATTCTTTTTATAGATCGTGCTTATCTCACCTGAAACCATAAAATATGGCTCCGACTTTACCTTTGGAGGAACATCTTTTGGTCTAAAATCTTCTTTTAGGGTGTATAGGCCGTTTTGGGCTCTTTTTAGTTTAATTGTGAGCTCTTTAAGCCAGAGGGGGTGGGTAAAATCACCGGTTCCTATCACGTTTATACCCTTTATCTGAGCCCACATCCAAAGCTTTTCCGGTGTCATTTCCCTACTTGTGGCTCGAGAGTAACGAGAATGTACGTGCAAGTCCGCAAGAAATCTCATGGCGTGAGTATAACACATAAGTCAAAA
It encodes the following:
- the rpoZ gene encoding DNA-directed RNA polymerase subunit omega, with amino-acid sequence MARITVEDCMKHVENRFELVHLAVKRAKQLLKGEKPLVKSDNKEIVTALREIAEGLVYFEKKELPQKQEERYQLSSFTP
- a CDS encoding adenylyltransferase/cytidyltransferase family protein, with translation MGRIVLDHAKLKSIVDRKKSQGRIVVFGNGCFEIIHVGHIRYLKAAKKLGDVLIVAINDDESMKALKKRDLIVTPAIERAEIVASIKYVDYVTLFSERSVENLLRLLKPDIHAKGTDYTQETVPEREVVLSYGGRVAIVGDEKTHSTSEIIERIKAGSPTCRNLE
- a CDS encoding bifunctional ADP-heptose synthase, producing the protein MNDLLKIVERFEGKKICVIGDIIADVFVFGRPYRLSREAPVVVVKYEGEKVFPGSAGNTVNNLVALGAYVYPIGTIGKDEMGQRLMEYFLKLGRVDPEGIIVDDRMTTTKTRILAGDKHTSKQQVIRIDRIEEKPPSKKTKKKIVESIFKIKEKVDAFIVSDYGHGVVDRKVIEIVRGFRKEILIVGDSRYNLSSFRGFTIITPNEQEATELLKNRKIPSIEALGKKILKMLDLRALLITRGNLGMALFTEDGKVEHIPISGKDEVTDVTGAGDTVCAALTLSLATGADFYSAAKIANFAAGIVVMKRGTAVATRFELKEAIKNHGKDST
- the waaF gene encoding lipopolysaccharide heptosyltransferase II, whose protein sequence is MIGRTIVYLPNWLGDMVMAIPFLYSLRRHRNDEIWYCGNIKAVHLYNGLDLFDRFFALHGKGVTDLLKAAADLREKSFSTGIILPHSFRSALLFFLARIKERIGYEKNGRGFLLTKRIKPKKRVEPTIEHYLKIADVLQIEKVLKNPILVVTQDEERSFFERHGELKIPYAVFTVGAKYGPSKCWPEEYYAALIDMLAISKTLWIYILPDFGEEEKVSRIIKKVKKPERVEVKYFNVRDLKVCISGASFLLTNDTGPRHIGSALGIPTIVLLGPMDETYTTYFSPHTFVMKSPVPCSPCNKRICDKEHECMRGIKPEDVFEKIEEILSNERSA
- a CDS encoding B12-binding domain-containing radical SAM protein, translating into MKRIVFVYPNVNTQIGFNYGISFISSVLKMGGIETKLININEKLGYPLDYERIVEDVLNFNPDLIGFSVLTNQYKYASEIAKRLKKKLETPIIFGGIHPTMDPIETLKNPHVDYICMGEGEEAILELANKGEGIGIKNIGYKKGDFFVLEPLRPFTDISKLPFKDYEIFDFQKMIDAKDGWVGLLASRGCPFRCTYCLNHKIIDLYRKNGHLPRFYIRRHKVEEVLEEIEYLLSKYRRIKMFIFDDDIFTFDKEWLYEFAKNYKKVTKIGFVCNAHPKIFDEEIASLLKEAGCRIVKFGLESGSERIRKGVLKRFMSNADIEKAFSLAHKYGLHTSAFVMLGLPHETVSDLLETVKLLAKIKPGRMRWSLFFPFVGTEAYKIAKENNMIDFEKMVELDNFTDGTCMRLGDEVDLLIEKLKTFFCAFVNAHANADTEGKYMNVIEEIMEASKEEFELKKEEFLRLLETIDSETEKKGRIFYKVKYNPFMGVRSDWKDDSLSS
- a CDS encoding glycosyltransferase family 9 protein, with the protein product MPQPKNILVVRLSSLGDVVMTLPAIYALKRGLSDPKIYWVCEGSSIGLLECIDFIDGVIKFPRYEIFNYFRTGRLIQAAKTLLSFVRLLRKEKFDLILDFHGILKTGIICALAKGERIIGFGKPYVKEFADLFYNEKVNGFDPFLHKVHRNMLIVKHLNIRETISEVPFTIPEKEREYIEDFFRRESFNGKVFAVNPFSSKKGLYKRWPLKYYRELIGEIQREFKASIILLWGTKEERIEAQMLKDGLGENVKISCPTTVPQLLALLSKVDMYIGGDSGITHVASLSGAPIVVIFGPSDERINSPFFGNVRIVKKNIGCNPCKNRNCKDRRCLWEITPKEVLEVVKSLDKEG
- a CDS encoding acyl-CoA thioesterase yields the protein MEKDSQRKYIDVPIRVRYADTDRMGIVYYGTYPIYFEIARSEYLRHLGFTYRELEERGYYLVVTELIINYLSSATYDDLLIVRTSVSELKSRSLKFEYIITKDGKDIVRGYTRHVCVDTKRKPVSFPSEFLEILKDATA
- a CDS encoding radical SAM protein, whose translation is MRYEGAIFRPPSEAESLILQVTIGCSHNKCKFCGSYKEKRFKVRSLEEIKEDLKETKGYARLIRRVFIADGDALVVPQRMLLPIFAEIRNTFPRLERIGIYGNVKSILKKSVDDLRSLKELKLGIIYLGVESGDQVTLDRMNKGTTIDKIEEAARRVKEAGILLSVTVLLGVGGEERSRIHAEETGKLLSRIEPDYVGALTLIIIPGTPLAEEQREGKFKLPDRYKLLEELYTMVENINVKRTFFASNHASNYLALKGWLPEEKEKMLQAIRYVLSTKDPSFLRPEYLRAL
- a CDS encoding septum formation initiator family protein, whose translation is MLEGAANRALLFIFVLSLLYVLIFGEDGLLTYLKLKKNLRDSTKRIAMLQEENKNMRMEIDRLRNDKEYLEDIVRKKYGLIREGEKVYRFER
- a CDS encoding nitroreductase; translation: MELIEAMKTRKSVRAFRDDPVPKEKIEEILKCALLAPSAINLQPWEFFVVSGEEKQRLSRRLIKAYQEKRIPCGPGNVKPLPETLLKRGQDSFVALSTYVKQIGREFDEFINMGSCEFYGAPTAIIICLDLAFSQRRFIDIGIVLAYILLAVHDFGLGACPIGLIAAYEDEIKEVLNIPENKTVVIGVAVGYPDYESPVNAFKAQRDDLDKFVRWIG